The following coding sequences lie in one Flavobacterium cyclinae genomic window:
- a CDS encoding M56 family metallopeptidase, which translates to MENLLIYFLKANGLIILFYLMYVVFLRKETFFVSNRWYMIIGMILSLVLPLITFTKTIWVDPIPIQESFEEITPIITTSDATPIQENLIDWSLVATTTYIVISILLVMRITFELVSFFNRIRKHNKKKESEYTLIYSNTTENPFSFFNYVVINPSLFSEIEIQHILTHESIHVKQKHSVDVLLGKLFCALFWVNPIVWLYRKAMLQNLEFIADNATFQQIENKYEYQKTLLKVVTHQHNLSITNQFYQSLIKKRIVMLHTNQSHKRNAWKYATILPLLTGFFFMFQIETVAQVKEVVTNEITKSEEKVSVIITPKMSNENLKQIEKIFSDSDLTLKISNLKRDKNDALTAIKIVFKTKSGEIKEYKIDRTIPIETIELYKSSNRDNEDYFGFKKLSETPTYEFTEADTEEIAIVGKAQESNDKNFWTVDNMVKNGKKVKMIVNGKLQSENEKIKIPLDEELDNLKELDDKELKSKYKIDKMEDEVYYELTTKKTLKIKQVSKTFDSNGDIRNESTNSSWGISYQVGNPSTEKLIEDTNNPKVDISKTLIIYNGIEFKYSELNNIDPKNIEKIVTKSPNDDLIKLYGEKAKNGVIIIESNDYKKNSSDLKTFEFKTSKPKPKTIEIKNGDVVVIFDGDKIKFPGYPTQYLNQLKLEFQGKILEDNIDFFKNYELQKIKDIKIIEEESSPKEKKIIKKIIIETK; encoded by the coding sequence AAAGAAACCTTTTTTGTTTCTAATCGTTGGTATATGATTATTGGTATGATATTATCATTAGTTCTACCTTTGATTACGTTTACCAAAACGATTTGGGTTGACCCGATTCCAATTCAAGAATCTTTTGAAGAAATAACTCCAATAATTACAACTTCTGATGCAACTCCTATTCAAGAAAATTTAATAGATTGGTCACTTGTTGCCACTACAACTTATATAGTAATTTCCATCTTACTAGTAATGAGAATAACTTTTGAATTGGTTTCTTTTTTTAATAGAATTAGAAAACATAACAAAAAAAAGGAATCCGAATATACTCTCATCTATTCTAATACCACAGAAAATCCGTTTTCTTTTTTTAATTATGTTGTTATTAATCCATCTCTATTTTCTGAAATTGAAATCCAACATATACTAACACATGAAAGCATTCATGTAAAACAAAAACATTCTGTAGATGTATTACTTGGAAAACTATTTTGTGCATTATTTTGGGTAAATCCAATTGTATGGTTGTACCGAAAAGCGATGTTGCAAAATCTAGAATTCATTGCTGATAATGCTACTTTTCAACAAATAGAAAACAAATACGAATATCAAAAAACCTTATTAAAAGTTGTGACTCATCAACACAACTTAAGTATTACTAATCAATTTTATCAATCATTAATCAAAAAACGAATCGTTATGTTACACACAAATCAATCCCACAAAAGAAATGCTTGGAAGTATGCTACAATTCTTCCTCTATTAACAGGTTTCTTTTTTATGTTTCAAATTGAAACCGTAGCGCAAGTGAAGGAAGTTGTCACCAATGAAATAACAAAAAGTGAAGAAAAAGTATCGGTAATCATTACTCCAAAAATGAGCAACGAAAATTTAAAACAGATTGAAAAAATATTTTCGGATTCAGATTTAACTTTGAAAATTTCAAACTTAAAAAGAGATAAAAATGACGCTTTAACTGCTATTAAAATAGTTTTTAAGACCAAATCTGGAGAGATTAAAGAATATAAAATCGATCGAACTATTCCAATCGAAACTATTGAACTTTATAAAAGTAGCAATAGAGATAATGAAGATTATTTTGGATTTAAAAAACTAAGTGAAACTCCAACTTACGAATTCACTGAAGCTGATACAGAAGAAATTGCAATTGTTGGAAAAGCACAAGAATCAAATGACAAAAACTTTTGGACCGTTGATAATATGGTTAAAAACGGAAAAAAAGTAAAAATGATTGTGAATGGTAAACTACAATCGGAAAACGAAAAAATTAAGATTCCATTAGACGAAGAATTAGATAATTTGAAAGAACTGGATGATAAAGAATTAAAATCCAAATACAAAATCGACAAAATGGAAGATGAAGTATATTATGAATTAACTACAAAAAAAACACTTAAAATAAAACAAGTAAGTAAAACCTTTGATTCTAATGGTGATATTAGAAATGAAAGTACAAATTCGAGCTGGGGTATTAGTTATCAAGTAGGTAATCCAAGTACAGAAAAGTTGATTGAAGATACCAATAATCCAAAAGTAGATATATCAAAAACATTGATTATTTATAATGGAATTGAATTTAAGTACTCAGAATTAAATAATATAGACCCAAAAAATATAGAAAAAATAGTTACTAAAAGTCCAAACGATGATTTGATTAAATTATATGGTGAAAAGGCAAAAAACGGTGTTATTATAATTGAATCAAATGATTACAAAAAAAACAGCTCTGACTTAAAAACATTTGAATTTAAAACAAGTAAACCAAAACCTAAAACAATAGAAATTAAAAACGGTGATGTTGTTGTAATTTTTGATGGTGATAAAATTAAATTCCCTGGTTACCCTACACAATATTTGAATCAATTAAAATTAGAATTTCAAGGTAAAATTCTTGAAGACAACATTGATTTCTTCAAAAACTACGAACTTCAAAAAATAAAAGATATCAAAATAATTGAGGAGGAATCATCTCCAAAAGAAAAGAAAATAATCAAAAAAATAATCATAGAAACCAAATAA
- a CDS encoding SsrA-binding protein, translating to MFKLLAKLNKLVLPSFTKRGLDPIKAKKWQKAIIAYRYWVTVKALD from the coding sequence ATGTTTAAACTATTAGCCAAGTTAAATAAATTAGTATTACCCAGTTTTACAAAACGTGGACTAGATCCTATCAAAGCAAAAAAATGGCAAAAAGCTATAATTGCTTATCGATATTGGGTAACAGTAAAAGCTTTGGATTAA
- a CDS encoding OmpW/AlkL family protein — protein sequence MRKIVFALMAMSLMTVNFVNAQDNEEKTTEFKKWQVRLRALGVAPDESATIGIIGGDVAISNTIVPELDFTYFFTENFAAELILGTTKHDVQAINTAAGDVNLGSVWLLPPTLTAQYHFYTSENKVFKPYIGAGVNYTLFYNVKSGDVADVKYDNALGYAAQLGFDLMVDDTFFINLDVKRLFLSTDVTVDASNLAPGLSIPAEVDINPWLIGVGVGMKF from the coding sequence ATGAGAAAAATAGTTTTTGCTTTAATGGCAATGTCTTTAATGACGGTAAATTTTGTAAACGCACAAGATAATGAAGAAAAAACAACTGAATTTAAAAAATGGCAAGTACGTTTAAGAGCCTTAGGAGTTGCTCCAGATGAAAGTGCAACAATTGGAATTATTGGCGGAGATGTTGCAATTTCAAATACGATAGTTCCAGAATTGGATTTTACTTACTTTTTTACTGAAAATTTTGCTGCAGAATTGATTCTAGGAACCACAAAACATGATGTTCAAGCTATTAATACAGCTGCAGGCGATGTAAATTTAGGAAGTGTTTGGTTATTACCTCCAACATTAACAGCTCAGTATCATTTTTATACATCTGAAAACAAAGTTTTTAAACCATATATTGGAGCAGGTGTTAATTATACATTGTTTTATAATGTAAAATCAGGTGATGTTGCCGATGTAAAATATGACAATGCATTAGGTTATGCAGCTCAGTTAGGTTTTGATTTAATGGTTGATGATACCTTTTTTATCAATTTAGATGTTAAACGTTTATTTTTAAGCACTGATGTTACTGTTGATGCTTCTAATTTAGCTCCAGGATTAAGTATTCCTGCAGAAGTTGATATCAATCCTTGGTTAATAGGAGTTGGTGTAGGAATGAAGTTCTAA
- the smpB gene encoding SsrA-binding protein SmpB, whose amino-acid sequence MQKTVNILNKRAKFDYEILDKYTAGIVLTGTEIKSIRLGKASIAESFCEFSEGELFLINSHIEEYLYGTHYNHKAKSERKLLLNKRELKKLNKDSDNKGLTIIPLRLFTNEKGLAKLDIALCRGKKNYDKRESLKEQDTKRDLDRIKKSY is encoded by the coding sequence ATGCAAAAAACCGTCAACATACTTAATAAAAGAGCTAAATTCGATTACGAAATTTTAGACAAATACACAGCTGGAATCGTTTTAACCGGAACCGAAATCAAGTCAATTCGTCTCGGAAAAGCTTCTATTGCTGAAAGTTTTTGTGAATTTAGCGAAGGAGAATTGTTTTTAATCAATTCGCACATTGAAGAATATTTATACGGTACACACTACAATCACAAAGCTAAAAGTGAGCGTAAATTGCTATTAAACAAACGCGAATTAAAAAAACTAAATAAAGATTCTGATAATAAAGGTTTAACGATTATTCCTCTTAGATTGTTTACCAATGAAAAAGGATTGGCTAAATTAGATATTGCTTTATGTAGAGGTAAGAAAAACTACGACAAACGCGAATCTTTAAAAGAACAAGATACCAAACGCGATTTAGATCGAATTAAGAAAAGTTACTAA
- a CDS encoding helix-turn-helix domain-containing protein — protein sequence MKEILKQARIEKGLSTRKLAELSKTDQALISKFENGFRIPTKKQIQTLAQILEIDLKPLLVAWYKVKLDHNFDLNPFAIQAITEILQEKGIEVGNSSKEKEITSILDELEILKQKLTNLR from the coding sequence ATGAAAGAAATTTTGAAACAAGCCCGTATTGAAAAAGGTCTTTCAACCCGAAAGTTAGCCGAACTATCAAAAACCGATCAAGCTTTAATAAGTAAATTTGAAAACGGATTTCGTATTCCTACTAAAAAACAAATTCAAACACTAGCCCAAATTTTAGAAATCGATTTGAAGCCTTTATTGGTGGCTTGGTACAAAGTAAAATTAGACCATAATTTCGATTTAAATCCATTTGCTATTCAAGCTATTACGGAAATTCTGCAAGAAAAAGGCATTGAAGTTGGTAATTCATCTAAAGAAAAAGAAATCACTTCCATCTTAGACGAATTGGAAATTTTAAAACAAAAATTAACGAATCTTCGCTAA